The stretch of DNA GCGAACTGTGCCGCATCGTTCGCATCGGCAAGTGATCCCGGACGAAGTCCATCACCTAGTGAGAACGCGACATCGTACTTGGCGAAGATCTCACACAACTCATCGAAATGCGTATAAAGGAAGCTTTCCTGATGATGCTGCAAACACCATTCGGCCATGATCGAACCGCCACGCGAAACGATGCCCGTCATACGATTCGCCGTCAACGGCACAAAACGCAGCAGCACACCGGCATGAATCGTCATGTAATCCACGCCTTGCTCGCACTGTTCGATCACCGTGTCGCGGAACAGTTCCCAGCTGAGCTTGGACGCATCATCCTCCACCTTTTCGAGCGCCTGATACATTGGCACAGTGCCAATCGGCACGGGGGAGTTGCGCAGAATCCATTCACGAGTGGTGTGAATGTCGTTGCCGGTAGACAGATCCATCACAGTGTCGGCACCCCACTTGGTGGCCCACGTGAGCTTCTCCACCTCCTCGTCAATAGACGAAGTGACCGCCGAATTGCCCATATTGGCGTTGAGCTTGGTGAGGAACTTCGAGCCGATGATCATGGGTTCAGCTTCGGGATGGTTGATATTGCAAGGCATGACCGCACGCCCTGCGGCCAGTTCGCTGCGTACCAATTCCACGCTGCAATGCTCGCGTTCCGCCACATAGCGCATTTCCGGCGTGATGATGTTGTGGCGCGCATACCACATTTGCGTCACCGGATGATCCTTGGCCTTCATCGGCTTATGCTGGCGACCACGCCATTCCTTGGAGGCCTTGCCGCGCTTGATGGCGCGCTTGCCGTCATCTTCCAAATTGCGGCGACGTCCTTCATATTCTTCGACGTCTCCACGGTCAAGAATCCAGTCCAAGCGTAGGGGAGCGAGACCCTCCTTCGGATCGCATTTCGGACCTTCGGTGTTATAATCCTTGAATGGTGCGTTCGGTCCGACGCCAGGAGTGTCAGACAATTTGATTTCGGTGTACGGCACTTGCAGATCGTAGGAACCGAATTCGTTTTCGAAATGCACCGGCGTGGTTTTACGAATATGTGCTTTGTCTCGCTGCTTGGAATCGCGTGCGGCAATGTCGACGCGCTGTTGCTTGGCAAGCTTGGATGCGGCCTTGGCTTCCTTCGCATTGGTGAACTTCTTTTCGCCGGATGCGCCGTCGGCTGTGTTGTCAGTGTTGATTTCCGCCGTTTTCTGGGCTTTCATGCGCGGCGCGTACCCGTGCTTCGTGTCGCCACGTACGGCTTTCCAACGCGCTACCATATCTCGGGTTGCGGCTTCAGGATCATCGGCTCCTGCAATCGCGGACACCACGAACCAGCCTGCCGCCTTTGAATGCGCCAGCATTTCCATATCATCTGCGGTCACGCCACCGCCTACCACTACCGGAAAACCACTGGCTGAACAAATAGTGTTGATCTGCTCTTCGTCAAGCGTGCGACCTGAACCGTCATTGCCGCCTACGGATGCTTCCGGCTTGGTGACGGAAACATGCAACGGCGCCGCACCGATATAGTCGATGCAGCCGTCAGGCAATTCGTTGATGAGTTTGACCAGGCTTTCCGTTTCCGCCGACAATCCCACGATGGCATCTTCGCCAAGCAGTGCACGGGCTTCACGCGGTTCCATATCGGTCTGCCCGATGTGCACGCCGTCAACCTTGATGCCTTTGCTGCGGGCCTGCCACACCACGTCCACGCGGTCATCGATCACGAATGCCACGGAATCCGACTTATTGTTGTCTTCGATGATCTGCGCGATATCACGCGCCATGTCGGTAAGATCCTTCGCATCAGCGTCTTTGGCGCGCAGTTGGATGAAGCTTGCGCCCCCGCGCAATGCGTCATCGATAACGTCGGTGATCGGTCGGCCTTTGCAATCCTGTGGTCCTACCACAAGATAGGCGCTCAGGTCGAAGCTGTCTCGCATCGACGCATATGGATAATTATTCATGATTCCCCCTTGATTATGCTGTTTTGGGTTGGGAAATTTGATTTCGTCAGTAAATGGGTATACTGACACGCCCGTATTCTTGGATACACGGGATAGAAAACGAAATTACGATTGATGATTTCGCGATGCAGGCTGTTTGGTCGACGCGTCTGCTGTGCAGACTTTTACGGATGCCAATTGACGCTGACAATGCGTGTGTGCTGTGGCACTCATTCTCCGCTCCCTACGATGGTGTTAACCAACAGGTTCAAAGGGTCAGGCATTCACCTATCTCAGCTCCGTTGGGGAGCCCCCCTGCTTTATGTGTTGGCTATGAATCTACGCCCTGCACTGGACGTAACTTTCATCGAAGCCCACAGAAGAGTTAGGCCAGTCGTCACTTTCGCATGCATCGCCTTCATCCGTATCACGACCTCGCCGCGCAACTCACAGCAAAACTCTCCTTGCAGGCCAAGCTATACTTCAATTAAATGCATTGCGTGTGAAAGAGGTTGACTACATGTTGGAAACGGAACGGCTGACATTGAGGGCTTGGGCGGAAACAGATGCGGAAAGCTTGTACGCCTATGCGAAAGATCCGGATATCGGGCCTATCGCAGGCTGGCCCGCACACCGGTCGAAAGAAGAAAGTCTCAATACGATTCGTCATGTGCTCAATGGCAAGGAATGCTACGCGATTTGCGAGCGCGGCAGCAATAGCCCCATTGGTTCGATTGAGTTAAAGCTTAATGGTCATACGGATATGACGGATCGTGATGATGAGTGTGAGTTGGGTTACTGGCTGGGCAAGCCTTTCTGGGGGAGGGGTTATATGCCGGAGGCAGCCAAGGAGGTTATCCGTCATGGTTTTGTTGATCTTGGTATGAGTGCGATTTGGTGCGGCTATTATGACGGCAATCTGAAGTCGAAGCGGGTGCAGGAGAAGGTTGGTTTTGTCTATCATCACACGTGTGATGAGGTGCCGGTGCCTCTTATGCACGAGGTGCGTGTCGGGCACGTGAATATTCTTACCAAATCACGCTGGCAAAATTTGGATGCCCGCTGATTGTGCCAGAAGCCAACCTAGAATGCTTTGGAAAGGTCTTGGTGGGCTTCGAACGGATGCTGGTCAAGACCCTTTAGAGCTTCATGATGTTTTCCTCGATGCGACGGATGACGTCAATGAAAGCTTCATCGTTTTTCCCGGTTGGATCTGGCAGATTCCAATTATCGTCGAAAGCTCTGCCGATATAGGGGCAGCCCACGTCGCAGCCCATGGAGATCGCAGTGTCAGGTTTTGGAATATCCGAAATCAGTTTGGAGTATTGCGTTTTCTTCATGTCGATGCCGTAAAGCTCTTTCATGAGTCGTACGGCATCCTGATTGATCTGCGGCTTGGTTTCCACGCCTGCGGAATAAAAGTCAAAATCGGTTCCGCGTAAATGCTTTCCCAACGCTTCGGCAATCTGGCTGCGGCATGAATTATGCACGCAAATAAAAGCCACTTTTCTCATAGCTTCCCCTGTCTGCGATGTTATGATTTCGCGATTGCTGTTCCGTATTATACGTTTCGCCCAATGTGCCACATTCACATCATCGAGTAACACAATGCCCGGTACGACCATGGCATAAGTTGGTCGTACCGGGCATTGGCTTGGATTATTTGCCCCAGACTTCTTCGGCGATGGATCTTACGAGTGCAATCTTAGCCCACTGCTGCTCCTCAGTGAGTTTGTTGCCTTCCTCAGTGGAGGCAAAACCGCACTGGGTGGACAGACACAAGCGGTCGAGTGGCACATACTGGGCCGCCTCGGAGATGCGAGCCTTAATCACTTCCGGATCTTCAAGTTCCGGTCTCTTGGAGGTGACGAGGCCAAGCACAACCTGCTTATCGCCGGAAACCTTAGCCAGTGGCGCGAAGTCACCGGAACGGTCGTCGTCGAACTCCAGATAGTAGGCGTTCACGTTCTCTTCGCCGAACAGCTTGGCTGCGACCGGAGCATAACCGCCGGACGACAGCCACGTGGAATGGAAATTGCCGCGGCAGATATGGGTGTTGATCACCAGGTCGTCAGGCTGATCCGCGATCACTGCGTTAATTACGTCGAGATTCTCCTGCTGCAGACGGGCCGCATCCTCATCGCTCCAGCCGAGACGCTCACGCACGCTCTTGTCGCACAGGCGAGTCCAAGTGCAGTCATCGAACTGCACGTTACGGCAGCCGGCGGCATACAAGTCGGCGATGACCTGACGGTATGCGGCCACAATATCCGCGGTCAGCTCGTCGTCATCCTTGTAGAACTCGTCGTACGGGTAGGCGTTCTTGTTGCCGGTAAGCACGAAACGGGTCTGCGCTGGGGAAGGCATGGTCTGGCGAGCTACGGTATTGTCATCTTCAAACTGCTTGACGAACTTGAAATGCTCCACAAACGGATGATCGTGTCCGTCGAGCTTGCCGGTCACCGTGGCAGTGTCGGCGGGAGTGACCTCGTCATGGAAGGCAACGCGATGGGCGGCTGCGACATGGTCCACGCCGTTGAAGCCCCACATGAAATCGAAATGCCACCAGCCGCGACGGAATTCACCATCGGTGATGACATGCAGGCCGGCGTCCTTCTGCTTGGCAGCCAAATCAGTGATCAGCCTGTCTTCGACAGCCTTCAACCCAGCGGCATCAATAATACCTGCAGCATAATCTGCACGAGCCTGCTTGAGTTCGTCCGGACGTAGATAAGAACCGACCACATCGGCGCGGAACGGCGCATTCTCGGAATATGCCATGATTCTCCTTTGACTATTGACTTGCGATTAACAATCACAACACAACGACAAAACCAACAATATGCTATCCCACCACCCACAAACACGACGTATTCCATCCGCCTGGTTGACAACGTACTTCCGTCCATCCACAGAGTTTTCAATGCTGGAATAAATGGGGATGAATGACACTGCATGGCGTTCCGATATTGGCAGACACGCGGCCGATGATTGTGCAGAGAATCGCGAAAGGCATGCGGAATCACGGCATGAGTTGCGTTGTGTTCGTATATAATCGCAACGGACATGAACGACTGCAAGGAGGCTGCCATGACTGTGCCGCAACGAGTGCTTGACACTATGAATTCCGGACTGATCTACACCTGCGATGACGAAGAGATGATCAAAGCACAGAAGGAACAGATGGAACTGCTATACGACTTCAACGCAACCCGCCCCAGTCAAATGACGCAACGCAACGAAATCGCACGCCAACTGCTTGGTGAATTCGGCGAGGACGCTTATATCGAACCGCCGTTGCATGCCAATTGGGGATGCAACACGTATTTCAGTGCGCACGCTTACGCCAATTTCAACCTCACGTTGGTTGATGATGGTGAAGTGCATATCGGCGAACATACCATGATCGGCCCGAACTGCACTATCATTACCACCGGCCATCCGATTCGTCCTGACCTGCGCGAGAAGGTCACACAGTATTCTCTGCCGGTCACCATCGGCCGTAATGTGTGGTTGGGCGCCAACGTTACCGTGCTGCCCGGCGTCACCATTGGCGACAATTCGGTGATTGGCGCATGCTCGCTGGTTACCAAAGACATTCCCGCCAATGTGGTCGCATTCGGACAGCCATGCAAGGTGTATCGCGAAATCGGCGAACATGATGACGTCTACTATTGGCGTGACCGCATGATCAACCCACCCTACGATCAGAAGCAGTAAAACAAATCACTACTGGCCAACCGTTAAAACAGGTCGAATCATCGTGGACTGGTCGTTATGACAGATCCACGATCCCATAATTTGCGACTGTCAAGCGAAATACCGGGCGCACCATTGCTCCACCACACGGGCAAGGCGCGCTTTTTCTTTGAAAACTCAGTCCTGGCTGCTCCAATCAATCATGCTTCCCACCATAATGCGTGAAATGTAACGGATGCATGTCCGCGGTAGATGTTTACATAGTAGATGTTTAGATAATTATCTAAATAAGAAAATCTTTAAACATTGCAAAGTGAAGGAGGAATGCATGGCAGGGGAGGGATTCAAAGCGCTCTCCGATCCCACGCGACGGCGCATTTTGGAATTACTGCGCGAACGTGACATGACGGCTGGTGAACTCGCAGAACAATTCAACATAAGCAAACCGTCGATCAGCCACCATCTGACCACGTTGAAAACCGCGGGACTGGTAACCGACGAACGGCATGGGCAGAACATCATCTACAGTCTCAACACCACGGTGATGCAGGATCTGATCGGATGGTTCATGGGATTCATGGACAGCGATGGAAACGTCAATCAAGCGAATGATCAAACAGACAGTAAATAAAGGAGAGTCTTATGCGCGGGAACAACTTGAACGATTTCAAAAAAGCCTTCGATAACAACATCAACAATGCCGAAGACAAGAACAAGACTGATTCGGGGGAGAAGATCGCTCCGATCGGACGTAATCTGTGCATTGCGCTTGTTGCACTGTGTGTAGTCAACATCATCGCACATCTTGCTTGCTACAGTCGGCTTCCCGAAAACGTGCCGATTCATTGGGGTGCCGATGGTTCGGTCAATGGTTATGGCCCGCGTGCCGTAACGTTGATTCTTGATGTATTGCCGTTGCTGTGCTTGGGACTTTTCCTCGTCATCCCGAAGATGGACCCCAAGGGAGAAAACTACATGAAGGCCAGCGGACTGTATCGTGGATTCGTCATCGCGTTCACACTCATCATGTGCGGTGTCACATGGTTCACTGAAGCCACCGCATTCGGTGTAATCCCAGCTACCGGCGGTCCCGTTGGGCTTATTATCAGCGTGGTATTGGGCGCGTTGTTCGTCGGCTTAGGAAATTACCTTCCGCGCATGCGCCAGAATTACACTTTCGGCATCAGAACGCCTTGGGCTCTGGCCGACGAGAACAATTGGAAGCGTACGCAGCGTGTAGGTGGCATCTCTTTCATGGTGTTGGGAGTGTTATTGGTCGTAGCGGGCGTTGTCAGCTCTGTCGTGCCTGTGGACGACATGCTCATGGCTGCAATTATTGTGACGATAGCGGTTGGCGCAGCGCTCGTTCCTTATGTGTACAGCTACCTGTTGTTCCGCCGCAATCGCGGTTCGCGGCAAAACTGAAGTAACGTCATAGCGATGCTAAATACCGTCGCCTTGACACAGAACACAAATCAACGTTGATAAACGCCGTTGGTAGGCTGGGGAAAGTTCGATGACTGAACTCAGGAGATCCAATTGAAAACAGTGAAGGAATCGAATCTGAATTTCTTCACTGTTTTCAATTGGGGTGCGGTTCACATGCGTGCGATCCGCACCCTTTGTTAATTCAAGTGTTCGTTTTGAAAAAAGTCAGAAATCCATGCCCAAAGATTTCAGATCGCGGCGAGCCTGATCGGCGTTAGTGAAGCGGAACGCGTGCATGCCCACGGCCTGTGCGCCGGTGACGTTCTTCGCGGTGTCGTCGAAGAACACGCTGGATTCCGGCCTGAGATTGAAACGGCTCAGTGCCAGTTCGTAGATGTCGGCATTCGGTTTGTGCATCTTCTCCACGCCAGACACCACCGTGCCCTGCAACAACTCCTCCAGCTGCGGGAACCTTTCGAAAGCAAAATGGAACGTCTCATGCGACCAATTCGTCAACCCCCACACACCGTAGCCTGCAGCCTTCAAATCACGAAGCAGCTGTTCCATATCCGGAATCATGCGGGGGAGCGCATCGCCATAGCGTTCGATGTAATCGCGGAAGATCTCAGCGATCTCCTCACCCTGCTCGCGTACCACATCGGGATAAATGTCTTCGAAATCTTCGCCATGGTCCATACGATCCTCATAATCATAGAAACCGCACGGATCATCATCTGCGCAAATACGGTCTACAACTACCCGGGGGTACCTGCCTTCAAGGCATGCGCGCGTCTGCCAGTCGATGAGCACGCCGCAAAAATCAAAGACCACATCGGTGACGTTGGCACTGGGGGAGGTCATGAAAATCCTTCCTGCAAAATACGGATTGGCAACGCCAGTGTAACGCAAGGTAACCGACGCTGGGGCTGATGTTCAGTAAATTTGTTGCACGATTAAAGTAATTGTAAAAATGCAGGCTGAATACCGTCGATAATATCGCTGGCGATGATTGGATGGCCGATTTCTCCGAAATGCTGCTTTTTGGAATGACCGTAGATTTGCGGACGATGCCATCCACGCTGTTCGGATTGCGATGCAATCGCTCCCGCAAGACCATGCATGTAGGCGCCGGCAGCCACGACCTCGGGAACCAATGCCGGATCCTCGGCAAGCATGTCGTCCTGCTGCGCGAGCAGGGCTCCCAACATGCCGGCGAGCACGTCACCCGATCCTGCGGTAGACATCCATGCCGGTGCGCGACCGGAAAGAATCACACGCTCATTGTTCTCGCCATCAGCGCCCACCACCATGGTCACCGCGCCCTTCATCAACACGGTCGCACCGGTCAGCTCATGGAGTTTGCGGGCGCAGGCAAGCGGCTGCGAGCACACCTCGTCGACACCGACTTCGTTTTTGCCCAGCCGAGTCAGCATGTGGGCCAGCTCTCCGGCATGCGGGGTGACGACCACCTGAGTCGGCACCTTATCTGGTAGCAGGTCCAAGGCTCCGGCGTCCACCACGATTGGTGGCATATCCAGTGCGCCTGCATGCCCGGCATCGACATCGTCGCTAAGATCGGTTTCTTGCGGCAGCTCATAGTGCTTCAGTAACGCGGCTATGGTTTTGCGCTGGAAGTCGGAGTCGGACGCTTCGTCATCGCCTGCGGGAACGCCGGAGCCAACCACCCACGATTGGACGCGTCCCTTGCCGATCACCGCCTCAGGCAACGAGGAAAGCACCATATCCTGCGCGCGTTGTGGGCCAAGATAACGCACCATGCCTGTGTTGGTGTGTGCGGCGGCAGCGGAAGACAACACGGCCGCACCTGGGTAACGTGCGGAACCTGTCACTAAGCCGACCACTCCGCGTGAATATTTGCCGTCCGAAAGCTGCGGCAGACGGATCGAATCCGTTACGAAATCGCCATCCGTCATTTCGGTCGCGGGAACGCAATCATCGATATCGAAGCCGAAATCGACCAAAGTGAGGTGCCCACATGCATACGAGGCGGGCGGCACCATTGCGCACGGCTTCATCGCACCGAACGTCACCGTCACGTCTGCCGGAATATATGGTCCCGGCAGCGAACCATCATTCACGCCAACGCCGGACGGTGTGTCGATCGCCACGACAAGCGGCAGATCGGAGGAGGGTTCATTGTTCGGCAAGGCGGGCCTGTCGGGAAGTTCGCCATCGAATCCCAAGGAGGATGCGATGGCGCCTGCGATGCCACGCAACGCGCCGCTTACGCCAATGCCGGTCATCGCGTCGATGATCACATGGGAGCCTTGGGCGTACTCTACTGCGGCCTGCAGCCGTTCTCCGGCCTCTCCTGCGGAGAAGCCCGTGGCGCATCCGGGGATTTCGGCGGCGGGGTCGAGTGCGAGAATGCGGCCTCCGGCGTGCACGAACGCGCTGAAAGCCTCCTCGTGCAGGGAGCGGCCCACAGCGATTGCAGTGACTTGCGCGCCTTCGTTCGCTAATTCCGCACCGGCGTACAGGCCGTCGCCGCCATTGTCTCCTGCGCCCACAAGCAGGGTCACGCGAGCGTCTTCGATGGTGAGATCCTCGTCGTCGAGCAGCGTCATGGTCACGTGGGCCGCTGCCGAGGCGGCCATGCGCATCAGCGGCACGCCGTCGTCTAGCAGCGGACGTTCCATGTCGCGCACGGTATCGGAGTCGTAGGCGCTGTACAGCAGTGTTTGCAAACGGTCGACGTCGTCGGCGATGTTCATAACGTTCCCTTCCTTGTCGTTTATGAGCGACAATCCCTACTGTAGTCGTAATATTGGGAGTCAAGGATTTTTCGGCGTGGAATGGAGGCCAAAATGGCGTATATCGAAATGCGGCACAGTTACAAGCGTTACCAAATGGGTTCCACCACCATCATCGCGAACGATGATGTGAGCTTCGGCATTGAAAAGGGCGAACTGGCCATCATTCTGGGCGCGTCGGGCGCGGGCAAGTCGACGGTGCTCAACATTCTGGGCGGCATGGACACGAATTCCGAAGGCAGCGTGGTCATCGACGGACGCGACATTTCCAACTACTCTCCGAGACAGTTGACGGCCTACCGTAGAACGGACATCGGTTTCGTGTTCCAGTTCTACAATCTAGTGGCGAATTTGACCGCGAAGGAAAACGTCGAACTCGCCTCGCAGATCGTTTCCGACGCGCAGGATGCCGTCAAAGTGTTGGAAGACGTCGGTCTCGGAGATCGTGTCGACAATTTTCCCGCGCAGCTTTCCGGCGGTGAACAGCAGCGCGTGGCCATCGCCCGAGCCGTTGCGAAGAATCCGAAGATCCTGCTGTGCGACGAGCCGACAGGCGCGTTGGACTACAACACCGGCAAGCAGGTGTTGCAGATTCTGCAGGACATGAGCCGTAAGAAAGGCGCAACCGTGGTGATCGTGACCCACAATTCGGCGATCGCGCCGATTGCGGATCGTGTGATCCGCATGCATGATGGCAAGGTTACCGCCGTCGATGTCAACGAGCGTCCGATGGATATAGCGGAACTCGAGTGGTGATGCCGCGACACGCGGTACGACACTCGATTTGCGAAGACGTGCGAAGCGTGTAATATATGTGACTTGTGCACGGAAGCAATTCCGTACAGGAAGCACATTCCTGCGTAGCTCAGTTGGCAGAGCATCCGACTGTTAATCGGACGGTCACTGGTTCAAGCCCAGTCGCAGGAGCGCAGTTTTAGGAGTTTTCTGATTTTTTCGGGAAAGACTTAAAACGAGAAAGATATTCCTGCGTAGCTCAGTTGGCAGAGCATCCGACTGTTAATCGGACGGTCACTGGTTCAAGCCCAGTCGCAGGAGCTTAGGCGGAAACCCTTATGGGAGTAAGGTTTCCAGTCGGAATCGGAAGAGCCGTCAGGGGAGTGAGAGGCGGATGTTCTCTCCGATTCTCAGACAAACTCGCCATGTCATCACGGAAAAACCAGAAAAAGGGCCGTGACACGCCGGTGAAGCGTTCGGCGGACGCTCTGCGGGACGGTCGGCGGCGTCCGCCGTGTTCCGCTGGAACATCCCACGGGGCGAGGGAGAACGCGGAGGGAACAGGAGAGAATACGCACCGCGCACCGGCGTTTCACGCGTGTCGGAAGCGTACGGTCCTCCGACCGTTCGATGCCGGTCATGCCGCACGGACAGACGTGCCGCGACCATCATGGGGTATGCCGATTCTCTCCCGGAAGCGGGGGAGAGAACAGGAAAGGTAGCCACGGACAGGAAAGACCGCAGCGGTCGTAGATCATGGACGTTCGAACGGGAACCCGACCATGGGAACACCCGCATGATTCGTTTCTCGGTTGCCAATCCATCCCGTGCGTGCAGCCGGACGAATATCTCGGTTCGCTGTCTGAAACCCAGTGAGGGGGTACGGTCATCTCGCTATGCGAGACTTCACAAAGCCTACACAAATACCGTTGATACGGTGTCAAAAACACGCAAAATATACCCCCTTTACACGAATTAACACTCTCGTTACATGTTCGTAACATAAAAACCGCCATTTTCCAACGATTTCAAATTTGCGTGTTGCGGTCACGCGTGACCGCAGCGTGACCGCAAATGACCGCAACCCCCGTAATGTCGAGAAAACGTTGGAACGACGCCGTTTTCAGCACATAAAACAGGCCAAAAAACGGCAAAAACACGGTAATACTAGTAAGTAGACCTACTCTTATGACATTAGAATTAAGTAAACCTATAAGAACATGAATTAACCCAAGAGTTTACTTGACCTGCGAGAAAGAAAAAGATGTTTTATTACTCGCTTCGCTCGTAATAACACATCCAAAAAGAAAGTTTGCGTGCTAAAATCGCAACTGTGACGCCGAAGCCGCTTGACAATCCCCCGTTCGGCGCTCCCGCATCAGTCGGCGTTCCCCAGCCGCCAAACCCAGAACAATCCACGAAGACCCGCACTCACGACGCATCATCGTCAACAGCTGGAACGTCGAATCCCTAAGCCGGATGGCATTGCCGCCATGCCACTGCCTGTTCCAATTCCACGTGCGCGGCGACAGGCTCGACTGCCAGCTGTACCAGCGCTCCTGCGACATGTTCCTCGGCGTGCCGTTCAACATCGCGGAATACGCGCTCCTCACCATGATGGTCGCCCAGCAGACCGGCTACAGGCCCGGACGGTTCATCTGGGTCGGCGGAGACACCCACATCTACAGGAACCACCTGGAACAGGTCGTGAGG from Bifidobacterium catenulatum PV20-2 encodes:
- a CDS encoding ABC transporter ATP-binding protein → MAYIEMRHSYKRYQMGSTTIIANDDVSFGIEKGELAIILGASGAGKSTVLNILGGMDTNSEGSVVIDGRDISNYSPRQLTAYRRTDIGFVFQFYNLVANLTAKENVELASQIVSDAQDAVKVLEDVGLGDRVDNFPAQLSGGEQQRVAIARAVAKNPKILLCDEPTGALDYNTGKQVLQILQDMSRKKGATVVIVTHNSAIAPIADRVIRMHDGKVTAVDVNERPMDIAELEW